A stretch of DNA from Arachis hypogaea cultivar Tifrunner chromosome 19, arahy.Tifrunner.gnm2.J5K5, whole genome shotgun sequence:
TCACCGGTATGcatctctctctatctctctatgATCGTATTGCCAGATCTCCAAATTTTGTAACGGATTTTGTTCTTGTTATGACAGGGAACGGGGCTGTTGTCAGGTGGATTCACGAAGCTGTGTAAGGGCCTTGGAGTGGTTCTTGTTGCCGCTCACATTCTCGTTTAcctcttcccttcttctcttacCTACCTCGCTCTCGTTCCCGCCAGGTTTCCCTCCATTTTTCTCTTTTACTAATGCTCCTCCAATTCATCGTTTTATTTTAGGGAATAGTCGGTTAATTTaagacatgattatcaaggtAATCAAACTCAGGAGCTTAGGTAAAGTTCAATTGTAATCGTAGACTTGATTTAGGGACTTTAAGTTGTAAAACTCGTTTGATCATGATGATGACCATGACGATGCGGGTGACTTGAGCTCCCTTAGTTTAAGATTGAAAGGAAACCTAATCTTAGATTAGTAAGGTTTCACAGCTTAAGCATTTTTGAGTCCTGTGCTTGTGCCTGTTCTTGCTCTAGTGTGAAACCATTTCTTTGCAGTATTCAGTAAATTCTTTTCATAACTCAGCCTTTGCTTCTAGCTTTCATACAAGGGCTATTCATAGCCTGCATccggtttatttattttaaattttttaactctGGGAAGTTATTTTGCTGTTGCATTCATTTTGCAGGACGATTCCGTTCGCCTGGAATCTCATTACAGCTGGTTATGTCGAGCAATCTGTATATGGGGTATGCTCTTACTGTTTTTCAGGCTTAAGTTTGTGTGCTATAGAACATTATAATTCCAGAGTTGCATATGTTGTTTTGAATAAAACTCAGCAATTGACATTGGTTGCACAATTTTATAGGTGGTGATCAGCACAATAAGTCTTCTGTTTATTGGAAAGCTACTTGAACCAATATGGGGTTCCAGAGAATTCTTGAAGTTCATCTTCGTGGTTAACTTTCTAACTTCGATGTGTGTATTTGTCACCGCTATTGCCTTATACTACATTTCAACAAAGGAGAGTTACCTGTAAGCACATATTAATATTATCATCTTAGATGATATTTTCTGCATGTTGCTCATGCTACTTCCTGTCTCATTTTTACTTCTAATTATTTTTTGCCTGCCTCATCATTTTGAATTACTTGTTTTCTGTTATTTGTCAAATCTTAACATATACTCTACTTTCCATTTCCACCATGTACTTGTTGTTTTGATCCACTTatgttcttttggaattttctagtTACACTCCCCTATCGGGATTTCATGGAGTTATATCTGGTTTCTTGGTTGGCGTTAAGCAAATTATACCAGATCAAGAGCTTCCTCTCATCAAGATAAAAGCGAAGGTTTGATACTATTCCGCTATTGCTTCGAAGTTGTTACTTTCCCGCAACGATAGGTTTATGTTGCCACTTCCATGTCTCTTCAGTGGTTGCCGTCTatcactttattgctttccatcGCCATCACCTTCTGGACAGAAGAGGCTGCAGAGTATCTTCCAACCATAGTGTCTGGGACATATATAAGCTGGATTTACCTTAGATACTGGCAGAGCAAACTAGAGACAAAAATTAGAGGTGACCCAAGTGAGGATTTTTCATTCTCCTCATTTTTCCCTGGATTTTTAAGGTAAACTCTGATCATAggttgtaacaaaaaattaatgattCATTATAGGCTCCTGTAATCTTTGTAGAtgtcaataatatattttttctggATGCTGCCTTGTAGACCAATCATAGACCCTATTGCATCAATATTTCATCGAATGCTCTGTGGAAGATCCGATGCTTTGAACAATGCTCAAGCTTACACCCAGGATAGTGAGTCTTTGCCAGGTTCTGACTCATTCGAAGCTACTAGGAGACGGTATTTTCACTCTGCTGCAATTTAGTTATAATCAGATCAGTGATGTTGCCAAATAGAAATTGCTTCTGTGAGACATgttggaaaacaataaaataaataaacaatgaaCATGAGGAGGTCCTCATCAGTTATTTTTCACTTTTGCCAGTTTTATTGGTTTCTTCAACTAAATCATTCGTATATTTACCTTGTTTAGTAATAGTTCTTCTTAAACATTCCCTTCTAACTGATCCTGTTGTTGCAGAGAAAGAGGAGCCCGAGCACTGGAAGAGAGGTTGGCTGCTGCGCGCATTGCTGGAGAGTCACAAAAGAGAGATGCTGCAGAAAATGTATAATTCCTCAGCTTTTGTACATTGGGATCGGTTCAGTCAATATGAAACTATTACAAGTGACATTTTCGGAGGGGTACATTAGTTACAAAATTTTTGTCTAGGTCAAGTAGCATTTTTATGTGCATTTTCCGTTGGACAATGATATTTGTGAATCTaaagtttttttctttcttctgtcGGATAAATATAACCGACTCACATATGTACTTAACCAAGATATAGAATAAAAAGATTTGTTGTATTTGTTATACCCATATCAATAGTAACTTTCTAATGCATCCAGGTTTTTGCTCTCCTTCGTTGTTTTGTTACCGGTAACCTGGAGTATTAGGtataatttatttgaaaaataaatcaaTCGTGTATCGAAAAGATTGTTTTTACATGGATTTTGGAAAATATTTCATCCCGCTGATTCGTGAAAATTTATAATGTGTAAAAGAAAATTTGCATCTATattttaatcaaaacaaccacgcAATCCAGTTCTCTGAGAAAGTAGAGTTGCTTGGAAGAAAATGATCTCTTAAGTTATAACACAGCTTCATAATTAAGATTAGAACCCAAAACTTGTATAACCAAGTACAGTCCTTACCGAAAAGATTGCAATGTTAAGTCTCACAGTCATGAACACAAcgcaataaaattttatttgtgtttCTACCTAAATAATGTACCTAAAGAATGTAAATGTTGCTTTAGTGGACAGAAAATAGCATATTCTAGACCAGAGTTAAGATTGCAAATTGTAGCACATAATTcataaagaagagaaagaaaacatTTATAAGGATATACTCAAATCTCAAACCTTATGATAGTTCACTGAAAGACAATTCATGTTTAAAAAAATTGCACAAACAAGAAGCACACCGGCTCCATTTTGCAACTCCAAAATGAATGAACAAACGGGAATGAGTAACCTATATTTGGTTGAAGAGAGTTAACAAATAGATAAGCATAACATAAGGTTGCTTAATCCCCAGCTTTTCTGTATTCTGGCTTCAGTTCATAAGTGCCTTGATTAGTTCCTTTGTTATTGTAGACACACAGATCTTTAAGTATATCTTTCAGAAATTGCTGCAGAAAAAAGTGTTAGATCCAACACATCAGTTATATAAGGCACTACTGAAACTATATATCttgcttaaaataaataaataaatgtcagGTGGAGAGATAATGGTGAATTTTTTCATATCCATGTGTAATCGTGAGATATCTACCAATTGAACAGAGTAAGATTACATAACAACAGCAATAACACCAGAGTCTTTGCTCACTAGATAGGCAACAGCACAGAATAAGATCTCAACAATTAATGATACAGTACTAATCTCTCAGAATTTCTCAGCATGATATATACAATTTCTTCGAACTAATGAAATCTACCTGGCACATTTAAGTCGTCCAATTGCATACGTATTGGGCATCTAGTGTACATGCATAACCACTAGAAGCAACAAATTCCTCATGGTAGGAGTTTATGACTATGTTTCCGATGATTGCTCCCTAAGATTATCATAAAGTAATATCCAATAGACTAAAGCTGGATATTAAGAGAAAGATATTAGTCAAAGCACATACTTCAGGTTGGTCGGTTTCTTGTATGAGATTTCTTAAACTCCAATTTGGCTGCCGTTCAAACAGCTTAAACACAATTTCTTCCATCTCTCCACGGTCCCTTCTTGTTCTCTTCGTTTCTGTTGCTTTAGCTGGAGCTTTCTTCTTTTCCTAATTCAATATAGAAACTTCAGAGATGAACAAAAAGAAATATATCAAACCGCACATGGCTAGTTATATAAATTCCTCAACTCCAACTCCTCATCCCCGGATTCCTCTCACTTTGCATGGTAATTCGGATTTAGATTTTGCATGAGGAACTTACAACGGGTCCAGAAGATGATGAAAAGGTGAATAGTCCAGGCATCGGTCTCATATGAGCCCCACTATCATTGTCAATAACCTGAAAAATAGAATAGTTAAGAAACCTGAGGCAAATGAAAGTTGCTCAAAACACTACATCAATATTATGAGAATGAGAGCCACAATAAACCTGTATCTGTCTAGTTTTGACCATGTACTTCTGTGTCCTCTCACGGCATATTTTCCCATAAAGTTCCATGCTTTGCTTGTGGGGTCTCATGTCAAATTTGTTCAGTATCTTTCCCTCCACACATATTTTTCCTACAACCAGCAACATTATGTCACAGAAAGATATGAGCTAACAGCTTAGTTACCATCACATGTAAGTTCTATCAAGTCAAACAATGACAAATATTTACCTTGCGGCGTGTCCGAGAAGACAGACATAGGAATGAAGTCTTTAGACATATCCATAGCAAAACATCTGGGTATATTCCCAGCTTCGGTCGCAGCCAACTCCATAGTAAACTGAGGATTTTAACTAAACAAtcaatttaaagagaaaaaagaaaaattacagaGAGAAGTGTCACTAACAATAAcaatcaaaatattttcttacatATGATACAAAACATATCCCATTcctaaatagaaataaaaaacaaattctAAAGCAATACAAGAAATTAAGCAGAAAAAGGGGAACATATGTAGGTTTTTCTAGGTCAAGTATATAGAAAGTGGTAAGGCAGAAACCAGAGgatgacaaaaaaatatttaggcCATCAACCAAAGTTATAATTCAAAGAGAAAGCTAGTTACATTTGATTTTAACCTTCATATCGTGTTTGTTAAAGCAATGAAGTAAAAAGTTAATTTCATTCGCAGCCCCACTTATCTACTCAATTAAGCAGAAGTTTAATCTTTTAAATTAGATTCAAGAAACATCCAGAGGATCAGATTTTTTAATTGCTCAACCGCTCCATAACTATATAAGTTGCGAGATCCAGAGATAGCTGGCTGATATTAACTCCAGCCGGtgaataatcacaaaataaattaatattgcaTTGCTATCAACTTAAAATTCATTGATATCAACAATTTATGTTGCTGAGAGGTGAGAACTGGTTCTTGAATTGCTACCAACCGCAACAGCAGCATTGTAATGCATAGAAATCAAGGAATCAGGCCATGGCATGGCATTTCCTCAACATGAAGCAACGAAAGCTGTCTACACTAAACAATGAATCTAGAATTAACCAAAaaaaatgacatttttattttttactgaaGCCGTGTTAATCATAATTCGCTAGGGTTTAAGAAAATAACTGAACAGGATTTTTGTTTAACGTTGTTACTTTGTTGGTGGAAAGATATGAAGATGGATTTGAGGCATTGAGCAATGTGATGTGCGAGGGAATGGGAATGTACCTGGGGAGGAGAGTCATCGGAGGAGGAGTTGTCGGAGTTGTTGAGGGGATCGATGGAGACGATGACCTTGGCGACGGGGCGGGAGGGGTCGGAGGAGGGAGAGGCGCCGAGGCAACGGGAAACGAGAGGAGGGCACTTCATAAGCCACATGGCTCTCTCAGCTTTGCTGGTCTCTAAGTAACCGCCATAACCGTATGATCCACTACCAGCTTTGTTCACATTCTGCTTGctccctcctcctcctccgtCAGCTGCCTCCGCCTCAGTTTTAATTGATTTCATTTCAACCGCAACGGAAACCGTTTCCCTTGCTCTATTCTCTACATTACGTGCTATTTTGCTCCCTTTTTTAtactctcatttttttatttatttgttttttgtttttttttttttcattatctaTTTTATTGACCTTCCATTTTCCAAACACAATCCAATCTCTCAAGTCTCAAGTCTCTAAGTCATAGCCTTTTttccaaaaatgaaaaataaataaataaataaacgacGCATACAAATCTTTTTTAATCAAGTACAATAAAATTGGCACAAATCCAACCAAAAAAACGTATACATGTgtcatagcttttttttttctcgTACTTTTTCAgcacattattttttattagaaaatacaaaaatttattgaCATAGCATATAATTTTTGTATATAGCatataaattttacataaaatataaatttattaatataattagaggTGTTTATAagttagatttaaattttaattagatcTAGATTCGACACTAAAAAAACATCGAATCTATTTTTGACTTGATTCAAAAGCAAGctgaaattaatcaaattaaactaaaattatccaatataaaattagtatatacaaatttataaattttatctactaaaataataaaattttatttttaaaaattaaatttaacaaatattatatcatatttatatcaaaataaattattttaaaatatataaaaagtataatataaaaaatattaattaaaatataaaattataatattacatTACTAACTTCactctaaattatatatttttattataaaaaataacttcaGATCGGGTGACCCAAAACATAAACGAAATCTGACCCAAAAATAAtaccaaataaaaataacaaacataaacCCAGCAAAATATGCCTTGAGTCCGGATTGATTTTGGGTTAGGTCGAATTTTGAACACTCCTAAATATAACATAGAAATTCTTGTACATAGTATATAAATTTTTGCTACGAATATAATTTGTTGGTTTGGTAAATCAATGTTTTGGACATGTggtattttaaaaagttttgtgccgtgcataaaattttttttgtatatattttgtagGTTAGATGTCAATGTTTCAGATATCTAACCCTTTAAATATTTTGTGTTGTGCACTAAATTTTCtctaatgttattaaaatttatgtgttgtgtGTATTGTGTTGGTTGGATGTTAATATTCATGTGTTCCTTTAAAGTTTTTTGTGTGTtatgaatcaaaatttttgtgtggtaattttttaaatatatatagaagaagaagacgaaaaaGACGACAACGACAAAAATGATAATGATggagaatgagaaaaaaaatcaaacaaaagaaaaaaatcttggaaaagaacaagaagacaaaaaaagacgATAATGGCGACCACGATAACGATGACGTTGTTGAAAAAGACGACGACAACAATAACGACATCGACaacaataatgaaaaaggagaaaaaaagaggcaataacaaattaacaatcaaataacatgaaataaccCTAATAAAATAAGATCTTAATTAAAAACTTACTTCTTACATAcatatcttaaataattttttttttaaataagaatatTCGAATCCACGATCTCTAAATAAATATGGAAAAACTatatcatttgaattataactcgttAGCATTAGATATcttaaacaattttaaaacttaagtatatatgaattatgatgtatgttattttgaatgaaattttgaattataaaaacTTTTCAAGTTATGTATACACTATATAACTTGAAGTATTACATGACTTTCGTGATAAATGAGttttaattaaacttaaaatgATTAAATCTTAATTGAGAAAAAGTTTAGTTactttatctatattattttctctaattttaTCTTACTTTACATTACCTTTTTAAACAATCAACCTTCTTTTGGGagttacaaattaattttattgttgACAAAATCTTTTATATGTTATGTTGATAGGTCACTGATTTTATTGCCGCTTAATTGTTCTTTAATACATAAATTGTTATTCCTTTAACAAAAAAGAATGTAATTTGGTTCAATCctattttcataaattaaaaggGAGTCACTCATATAAACACATCTAAAACGTTTTTTTTAAGgtgtttttaataattaaaatttaatacgtataattaattaaatcgtTTTACTTTTTACCAAAACTAtatcagacaaattaatttgacaaaagaatagtaaatcaaatctttgaattgatctaaattaatattatttttttataaaaaataactacaatatttttatatagaaaataatgaaaatacttttattatataatattaattttgagaattctaaattaTAGCCCTTCACTTCTCCGCCGTTATagggttaggatttagagtttttaatatatatatatatatatatatatatataataggagtattttagtcattttttataataaggatattgtagtcattttttataaaagataatattaatttagttcggtttaagatttgattcactatttttttatcaaattaatttgtctaatttgataaaaataacacgatttaattaattatatatgttaaattttaattactaaaaaatatctttaaaaaaatattttaaacgtcTTTATTCAAGtggtttcaaaattaaaaagataaaatttgataataatgTACTAATTTTAAAGACTACTACtagtaataattttgaaaaaccgTAAACTGAACCGAAGCTGATTGTCAAAAGTCAAAACCCTGTTCAGCTGAGCTGAGCTCAGTGTAAACTGCCCAAACACATTTTCCAGTTGATAGAAAGCATGACGATGCGGCGGATCATCCTCTTCTCCAGCTCCAACCGCCGCCAACAGCCACCACGCAAACAGTACAACAACCTCAACCACCTCAGAACCCTATTCGAAGGCACCTTCAAGGCCGTCCGCGACCGTGGCCTCGACCACGCCGTCGAGAGAGAGAAGCACCTGAAGCCACTCATCAGCCTCAAGAATCTCATCAAACGCGAACCCTCCAAATCCCTTCCCATCTCCATCATTACCCAAAACAAAGAATCCCTTCAATTGCCATTTCGCCCCATCGAATTCACCCGAAAATACCCCTCCGCCTTCCACGAATTCCTCCCCGTCGCCGCCGCCCTCAATGCCCCGCACATCCGCCTCACCCCGCAGGCCCTCTCGATCGATTCCGACGAGCAGCTCCTGTACCAAAGCGACGGTTACAAGGAACAGATCGCCAACCGCCTCTTGAAGCTCTTGATGATCTCCAGAATCCATAAGATCCCTCTCTCAATCATCGAACACCTCAAATGGGACCTCGGTCTTCCTCACGATTATCTTCACGGCATTATTCCTGAGTTCCCTGATTACTTCCGTGTCGTCCATGAAAAATCCCGTGCATTTCGAAATGATGATGACAGGTATTGATCGTAACTAACTTGTAACTAACCAATGCTTACTGCCTCTGTCTAACGGCTTTATTCAATGACAGGGTTTTGGAGCTGGTTTGTTGGAGCAATGAATTGGCAGTTTCGGTTatggagaagaagaataagaagaaaggGAGTGATTTTGAGTTCCCGGTGCAGTTTTCGACTGGGTTTGAGATGGATAGGAGTTATCAGAGGTGGTTGAGTCAATGGCAGAAGCTGCCTTATGTCTCTCCTTATGAGAATGCAGCTCATCTATCAGCTTCTAGCGACGAATCCGATAGATGGGTCGTTGGTGTTTTGCATGAGATTCTTCATGTTTTGGTTCCTAAGAAGACTGAGAAGGACAATCTTTTGATCCTTGGAGACTGGTTGGGTTTGAGGTCGAGGTTTAAGAGGGCGCTGCTTCAGCATCCTGGTATTTTCTATCTGTCCAGTAAAATTGGTACTCAAACAGTGGTTTTGAGGGAAGGTTACAAAAGGGGATCGTTGGCCGAACGCCACCCATTTATGGATTTGAGGAGCCAGTATATTCACCTTATGAACACTACTATTAAGGAAGATGGGAAAGATGTTAAGGTAGTGCTAGCCAAAATCAACCAGGACGAGTCGAATGACAAGGACCTTGAAGAGGGTAGAGCAGGAGAGGATGACAGGGAGATCAAAGGGGACAGGGATGAGTCGTCTGAAGTTGAAGCTGAGGATGCTAATGAGGATGCCTTTGAGGGCGAGGATGATTCTGAGGATGACGATGAAGAACAGCCTCGAAAAGTTAACTTTAAAACTGCACAGAGTAGTTGGGGCAGAGTAGTAGGGCGAGTGAAGCCTATGAGAGATTCTAAGAGAGAAAGATCAGCTGGGAGGTCAACTCAGAAATTTAGGGAGAGAAATCAATCAGAAGCTTCTAGAAGATTACAAATAAGAGGTCGAAATAAAGATGTTGAGAGCTCTGTACAGCGATCAAGATCTTCTAAGAGCAGAGGGAAGGTTATTACCTAGGAAGAACAACCCTGCTTAGTGAAGATTGATCTTAGTGAAGATTCAATCTGTTTCTAGCAACTAGCGAATTGCAGGTAGCTTTTGCCTACCCCTGTACCTTGATCCGTCCCTGTTATAAGTTTTCAAGATTCAAAGTTCTAATATCTTATTGTTTTGTATGCTTATATATGGAATGTATCGAGTTTGGCTTCGGTGGATGCTTGTTGTGCCCTTGGTCCTTGAATTAACTGTTTCTGGCTAGCTTTAGTGGTTTTGGTTCTAGGTACTAGTTGCAGCACTTGTTTGATCTATATAGTTTGAAGGTTATAGATGCTCTCTCTCATGTTGATAGCATATTGCATATTTAAACAAGTGGTAAAAGGAGTATATTTATGGGTTAAAAATGTGGGAaaatagagttttttttttttcagataagAAAAAGTAATTGTTGGTAAAAATGATTCAAAGTCCTTGTATTGGAAGTAACTTTTGCTAAAATGTCCATTCTTGTAAGGAAACTTGCTCTGCCGGTGCCGGAGAGTGGAGATTCTATTACTTGGAATTTGCATCCAATTCTTGCTGAtaacattttttttctagttCAATGTCTTACTTAGGGAAATCAGGTGATGTATTACATAGATGACATGACACTGGATGTGGTTTGCTGTAATCGTGCTATCAAATTTCAAATGTAATGTTCCTGAACACTATCAATGTCGCAAGTGTAGTTGTCCAACCCAAGAAGAAATAAAGCCCAAACGTTTGCATCGGTTTGGGCTGTGATCTGAACCATGCCCAACcatgacttaaaaaaaaaaaccatgccCAAGATGACTTATCTTGTCAGAGGATAGAGTTTCTAATTTCATATGGTTCAGGCCCCAAAACGCGTCTCATTGTGCAAAAAGATGTTGaccaattaaaaaagaaattaaatgaacaaaGTTGGATTAGTCTAGTGATTAACTCGTTAGTCAGCTTAAGTAAGATTCGAGAATTCGAATTCTGCCTTGTACATACAGGCTATAGCAATCCGTTGATACAGGCTATAGTAATCCATTGGCCAACGGTTGCCAACGGCAAATCCTTTATATCGTGAAaactataaaaagaaaagaagtgaataTATGCAGTATGCTTGATACTTACtatttgtaaaataaaatttaaaatgcttaTTAGAAGTAACTTTATATAGTGAGAAAAGAGTCACTTGTTATTACTACCCTTCAATTCTAAGCTTACTAGATAGAAGTTATTACCAAGTTAATTTTCATGGTGGAGATGTgaagattttggggtgaaaaTTTCCAATGAAGAAATAGTTCATACTTCATATAAATGAGTTCAAGGTTGAATTCATTGATAGAACCTGTTGTATTAGGGGGATTTTGCCCTGCCTAAATGCATTGTACTTGGTATCTCCTTGATCTTGTGGAGTTAGTTTCCCTTAACATAATGACATGCGCATGAATATAGCTAGTCATATTCCACCAACATCATCATCAATAGGTTTCAGAATAGTAATGTCCATTTATAATGTTCCTTCTGTTGAATAATGCTCTTAGGAAGAGTAAATTTGAGCAATTACTCCTTTTATAAAAAGTCAGAATTTCAAAAGACCCGAATTGTGAAAAGTTTAGAGCATAACAAccgaataaataataattaaaaaaaaaagtaagcacCTATAATGATCTATATGATTATCACACTTGAATAACTTCCAACAAAGACACTCATACAATAAAATAGAAGTATAGAACCTAACTCAAATGCTTTTTTCATACATTACCATAAAagttgtattttaattttcaatattcaACACCTTGCAATTTTAAGCAAAGATATGCTGTAACTATAAAATCTAGATGATGATTGAAGAGTGAGGAAATCTCCACCTGATTTGTTCTGAACCAAAAGGTGAGAACCCACCAAAAACCAGTAACACTAAGCTTGTTTTCTTTCTAAAGTGGTTTCATCAGAGGGCAACTTATAAGAAAATGACCCTTCAATTTGTCGTGTTGTATATCAAGCCTTCATTATTCCTTGGTACACATGGCTATTTTTTCCATATTGGTGCATTTTGATAATGATTGCATAAAATTAAAGATGGTTCATTCACTAGTGCAGTGCTGCGCACTAACTAATTAAAAGAGCATCCTAATCGAATCAGATATTACAAGATCATTCACTTAACACACCATATATTATGTGCTATCTATATCCCCTATAATCTTATAttttcttcctcttttacactaTCACTAGTTCATTTTATTTGCATAGATCACTAATTCACTACACAACAAGCTAGCTagcatatataattattatatatctgatgttgccatatatatatatatatatatatatatatatatatatatatattccctcGATATGACAAATACGCGGCAAAAAATGACATTGAATTTATGCTCATTCATCACCTATTGGAGCAAAGAAAGGAATAATTATTGGTGACTAAGGATGCTAAAAAAATACGCATCCATCCACAGATATATGTGGAGaggatttggatcttctaaagtttgaattttattttaaagagtaaagtatgatctctcactgtttatttcataggtgggaccaaaaataaatataaaagagaaaccaTTTAAAGGTAGAGAAATTATACT
This window harbors:
- the LOC112752019 gene encoding rhomboid-like protein 19; this translates as MSTSAIPLAPSSSSSASSPGTGLLSGGFTKLCKGLGVVLVAAHILVYLFPSSLTYLALVPARTIPFAWNLITAGYVEQSVYGVVISTISLLFIGKLLEPIWGSREFLKFIFVVNFLTSMCVFVTAIALYYISTKESYLYTPLSGFHGVISGFLVGVKQIIPDQELPLIKIKAKWLPSITLLLSIAITFWTEEAAEYLPTIVSGTYISWIYLRYWQSKLETKIRGDPSEDFSFSSFFPGFLRPIIDPIASIFHRMLCGRSDALNNAQAYTQDSESLPGSDSFEATRRRERGARALEERLAAARIAGESQKRDAAENV
- the LOC112752021 gene encoding uncharacterized protein gives rise to the protein MKSIKTEAEAADGGGGGSKQNVNKAGSGSYGYGGYLETSKAERAMWLMKCPPLVSRCLGASPSSDPSRPVAKVIVSIDPLNNSDNSSSDDSPPQFTMELAATEAGNIPRCFAMDMSKDFIPMSVFSDTPQGKICVEGKILNKFDMRPHKQSMELYGKICRERTQKYMVKTRQIQVIDNDSGAHMRPMPGLFTFSSSSGPVEKKKAPAKATETKRTRRDRGEMEEIVFKLFERQPNWSLRNLIQETDQPEQFLKDILKDLCVYNNKGTNQGTYELKPEYRKAGD
- the LOC112749458 gene encoding protein WHAT'S THIS FACTOR 9, mitochondrial codes for the protein MTMRRIILFSSSNRRQQPPRKQYNNLNHLRTLFEGTFKAVRDRGLDHAVEREKHLKPLISLKNLIKREPSKSLPISIITQNKESLQLPFRPIEFTRKYPSAFHEFLPVAAALNAPHIRLTPQALSIDSDEQLLYQSDGYKEQIANRLLKLLMISRIHKIPLSIIEHLKWDLGLPHDYLHGIIPEFPDYFRVVHEKSRAFRNDDDRVLELVCWSNELAVSVMEKKNKKKGSDFEFPVQFSTGFEMDRSYQRWLSQWQKLPYVSPYENAAHLSASSDESDRWVVGVLHEILHVLVPKKTEKDNLLILGDWLGLRSRFKRALLQHPGIFYLSSKIGTQTVVLREGYKRGSLAERHPFMDLRSQYIHLMNTTIKEDGKDVKVVLAKINQDESNDKDLEEGRAGEDDREIKGDRDESSEVEAEDANEDAFEGEDDSEDDDEEQPRKVNFKTAQSSWGRVVGRVKPMRDSKRERSAGRSTQKFRERNQSEASRRLQIRGRNKDVESSVQRSRSSKSRGKVIT